The DNA window GTTAGTGTAACATTCTCAAAAGATATTCTAAAGAGTTAATTAGTGGTAATATTCTCAAAAGATATTCTAAATAAGGACTTATTGTACGAAGCATAGCTAGTTACTTGGAATTTATTACAATGTCATAACTGAGGTTTCAAAATTATGCACtcaataaaaagaaattaactAATGAAAGCTATCAGCGGATTTAAGTTAGCTTAATGGTATAGTAATTTGAATATGGAAAAAACATCAGGAGTTAGTATAATTGCACTAATTAATGTTCTAATAGAATTAAGCTCAACTTTATTAATTTAGGAAGTCCATTAAGGAAGCCCAATCCATATCGCCTTGGATTCCTAGCCTAAAAcatcaaaaaggaaaataagaatTATAGTAGAAAAAACAGGCTTCACAATTAGGGATTAAACTAGTATTTAAATTGCATCAGCTTCTTTTCGGTTTGCAATAAGCATAAGGATCCGTCCATTCATTCACAAGAACATTTGAAAAGATGAACTTATTGATGAGCAACCACTGATATCTTAACAAAATcgacataaataaaataaacactcATCAATCTTATTGAGAAGAACAATCCCTTTTACATCAAATATTCaaacaacaacaacatcaacaaaTAACAATAGCACACCAATAAACTAGAATGATGAGAAGCAACCAGTCTTTATTACCACAACCCCAGAAAGTAGAAACCAAAAGACCTCACACATAAAAacgtagtagtagtagtagtagtaaatgaAAAAAGATGCAGATTCTGGATCCATCACTCATCGCAGCAACGATACATGATGAACTTCTCCATGGGTCGTTGACACTCTCCGCAGAGCATTGTTCCGAGGATGTCCTCGATCCCCGGAAGGGTAAGGCGGTTGCAATGATGAGGAAATTCGCTTGCCAGGTGGGCTAAATGGTCGTGGAGAGCTGTGGTGAAGTCCTGCGTGGTCACAGCACTGCTCCACGAGCTATATCCTTGGAATGCCTTGATTATCATATCCCCATTAGCCTTGGCGATCTTCTTCCCGGCCCCTTGGCTGATGAGCCCCCACCCCTTGTCGTGATCGCCAAGGGCAAGCATGTTCATTGCCTCGCGGAGGAAGGGGTGGCGGTCGCTTTCTTTCACTCCCTGGTGGACCTTTGAGTAGAGCAAGCACTCCATTCTTTTCCAGAAGTTAATGGATGTGCTTTTTTCCCATACTTCAACGCTAGTGCTTGACAGAGTTTCTGTAATTTTCTTCATGTGATCGTCTCTCGTATTCTTCTTGTATATGTACACCATCTGTAGCTCGATCTTTGCTTCGCCAGCAACTCTCGTTGCTTCTTTTACGAAGCTTTGTATCCGGTCATAGTCGTCACCACCAAACAAGCAGATATACTTGTTTTCTTCTACCTGTGTATATAAAGAGAATCAAAATTACTAGggagtgttttttttaattgactaGTACTCCTATTAGTTTAGTTAGTTACCCATTTGGAGATTTGTTGTTTAGATTGTTGAACCATAAACTTGAGGCTCCATTCCTTGAGAATCTTCCATTGGTCGAGCTCACGCGTCTGACTGAAGGGGTAGGCTGCATTACCCCATGTGCACATCATGCTATATGCATCTTCATGAACCACTCTTCCTCGGTGATCTATCGACACCATTATTGACTTCTCCGAATACCGCCACTCCTCTCTCGCGTACTTGACCAAACCCGGTTTCACATATTGTGGATGCTCGATCGCATGCCATGGCATCTTGCACTTCCTCTCTTTAAATGTTTTCTCATCTTTTTCATCCATCTTTTCCACCATCGGCACCCACACGATCTCATACTGTGCTTTCTCTCTCGATTCACTATAGAAAGCCCCGATTTTCGTAATTTCTTCTTCCGAAATTTTAAGACCCGAGATTAGTAACAGCACTGTTTTCCCTTTCAGAACTTCCACTTCTACCTGCTTTTCAAACACTAATTTTAATTAGTCACCAAATTTGATTCATAATTACTCAAAATTAATTCCTTGGTTGCACCTTTTTTTCATCTTGGCCACATACAACCAGACGAGATTCTATATCTTTACTTCTTTTTAGAATAGTCTGTAATACACTCAGGTTGCCTATTTGGACTGTGTTCCGGTTCAACACCTCCTTTAGCTTCACAACCTATCTGATCCGTTTCTTCTCCTCTGCCATGTTTTAATTTCCATCAAATAATTAATCACTACCTACTTATAATAGTAACTAATTACTGACCTATGTGTGTCTCGCAGGCACCAAATTGTGTCCCGAATGAGGTATGAATTTCGTCAATCTAGTAATGCTCCATGTTTCAGTGTACAAACTTTTTCTGCAAATTAAATTTACAAGCAAAGTGAGTCATACAGAAAACCATATGATAGATGATGCATTTTTAGTACACTTACATTTCAGTAGTCTTTCCAACAATTACTGAATACTCAGATGCGCAGGCGACGACTGCTCTTGTCATCCAATACACAGCAATTGGGATTTGATTCCGCACATCAATCATCGCTTGTGCCTCATTTGTCATGTATTTTGCTTTGAAACTAGTTCTAAATTTGGCAATGAACCTTGTCACCTTAATTGAGACTCTCAATGCCTCCATAATACTCTCGAAGCTGGATTTCCTACTTTCGAAAACATCACCACTGTGGTCCGGAATCTGCTTGAGCCACGCCACTAATTTTGTGAGTTGATCTTTTTTGTCGAGCTGGGCAAACAGAGAGTATTGGCCATATTCTACAACAAAAGATGCTAAAATTATCACGATTTTATCCTCCCATGTGTAGTTTGTAAGCAGTCGCAGAATCTCCAGCGATGTTTtgttgctatccccttccgagcAATTGCAGTTCAACTTAACCAAAAAAATATGGCATTTTTTTCAGTTTCAGTGGTccatatagaaagaaaaaattaatagtagtataagaCAATTAAGAGGGCTAACCACACAAGTGATCTGGTGTAACAAATAGGGTAGATTGCCTGGAAGGCTGTCGGGTCCAGATATAATCTTCTTGGCCTCCTGACCCGGATCTATCTCCTGTAGAATCATATATCATTTGAAACTCTAAGTCAAAGCTACGTACACTTTTGATGAAATTACACAACATACAAACTTACATCAACTTTGTCCGTACGATCATGATTGATGATACATTCGACCGAGTTAAGAAGAGATTCATCGTCGAAGAAGCTGACGCCCTCTTTATGATGTTCTAGAAGCTGCTTTCTGAGAGCAGGGTCGTCCAATGAGAAAGCTGATATCTTGGTTGATGCAAATTCCATCTCTCCTTCTCGATATGTATGTTTTGCTTGCTTTTCAGTGTGATTCTTGATTGACAAAATGCGCGCTTTAAATAGGGCTGAATTCATATGAGGAGGTGACGTTTTAGCATGTACGTAAGCATAAATTGACCAACTATTTAACCTATAATAATATGTACATGATCGGGTCacttctcttattttactagcTTATTACTGCGTGTTAATTATGGCTgatcataattttataatttgagcTTGAATTCGGTTAGAAACTACTCCAAAAACTTGTACCATCGCACTGATTATTCTATTACTATACTCTATAATCAAATGATTATATCGATTCAAAGGAAAATGCAAAATTGCCCAAGCTTTAGTAACATTATGAGAACACAtattttaggtcattttatgttatataattttaaaatagagGAGTTAATTATTCTACCAAACTGTCCCAATATTGTGATTTTTTCTGCCTAATGCCTGTAAAAGATTCATTGTTTATAATTCATTTAATTATCATGTGTTTCTCGGACAGACTAATGCAATTCTTCTAACGTTGATATCTCGGTAGTGGTACCAAATTAGGCTTTTATATGAAGTTTGAGGCTTTGCAGAAACAAATCAAACATTATGTTATATTCTTTCAAATACTCTAAATTTTGGGGCGTATATTATTTAGAAGAAATTAATTAGGCACCCCAAAAATGTTTGTTTCGTAATTAGTCAACTATTGTAACTTGTAACAAACTTATAGTCGCATAAAGGCCATGTTACTTATTGTTacaagttaaattaattaaatagtatTTCATAACAGCCTAGTTTTGTTTGATTTGTCTAATGAATACAAGGCGACGTAGAAACTCTATGATTTATACTTCTATCAATTCCACAGCAACATGGCTACGTACACCGTTCCCAATTGTATATACATTAAATAAAATCCTAACAACTTAGAATCGAACAAGtaagaatttttttaataagcTACATAGTTCTAACATTCCTATTGCATCTTCCTTTAAAAATTCGCATCAATTAGTTATTTTTAACTAGTTTCTCTTTTCTGTCTTCTAGAATTTGAtcagaaatgatcaaaattaaTATATGTTGTTTTTTTGATTAAGCATGCATTGATCTAATCGATTCCTTTAGCAGCATCATATGATAAATATGTAGACAAATTCTCCTATAGCACCCAGCCACTGTGTAGGTAGGTTGGGTAATTTAAAGTAGTTTACCGTTTCAAAACTATACTTTTCCCACTCGGCTCGGCAATCCTTTCCTGCAAATCGCAATCAGCTGCTAAAACACAACTGCAGCTGCAATTGACAGTTAAAGTTCAATAAAATTAGGCTTCAATTAGGGCtacattattttttcattatcaaataaaattacatacCAATAAAATATAAAGGCCCAACTTAAAtcgaataaaattaaattagggACCCACTTGAAAACTCAATTACACTGCGTCATCTTCTTCAATTAGGGATAGttgttcttcttcttcaatttagGAATATTCTTCTACTCTTCTTCTACATCAAATTTCAGGCCATCCAAAGCCGGGGCGGAGATCGGGCGAAATGCGGCTGCataggcggttccggttccggccaagcccccgctggagcggtggcttggccgCTGGTGTCTCCGTCCCTGATTGTAGGGTGATTTCCTGATACAAACCATTGAATTATTTGGAAGAGTCTGCTTTGCACGGGTTTGTATGTTTCATAATCATGGTTTGTTTCATTAATTCAGGATAGAAGATTGGAAGAATAGGTTTTTCCTTGTCCATTGTCATAGTTAGGCATGTTGATTGTTGGAAAGAAATGCCCGAGAGATGTTGCAACTACACGGCAGTAGTGGGAATCGATCCTTGCCCATTCTTGCAACTCTGCCCCCTCCGGAACAAACTGCGCTGCCCCTGCAGGCTCACACCCAGGCTCTTCGATATGTATGTGTGGTTTTAAATCATATTCCCCGAATTCAAAGGAACCCTATCCCAAAACGTCCTTACCCTGCAACATTTAAGGAACCCTCTTGGATATGTATCTGTGTCGGCCTCCCCTTAGCTGGCCACTGCGTACCTTAATTGAACATCCCTCACAATACTATCGGGCCGATTTGTGGAGGACCCTTGCGATTGGGGTTTTAACCTTTTGAAAGAAGCGTCTGGGTGTAATTTACGAATACTTTGACTCTGGACGGTAAGAAAATAACCGAATTCGGAAGTTTTCATACTCCTTCGCTTTTGGTAGAGGTACGACCCATATAAATTCAACTTCTGAGTACTGCCAGCAGTCTGATAcaaacctctattattattatttagtttagatattatagggatttagcatatctttttctgtatctttgttttcttgttcattaagtcattagc is part of the Salvia splendens isolate huo1 chromosome 6, SspV2, whole genome shotgun sequence genome and encodes:
- the LOC121808786 gene encoding protein SIEVE ELEMENT OCCLUSION B-like, encoding MEFASTKISAFSLDDPALRKQLLEHHKEGVSFFDDESLLNSVECIINHDRTDKVDEIDPGQEAKKIISGPDSLPGNLPYLLHQITCVLNCNCSEGDSNKTSLEILRLLTNYTWEDKIVIILASFVVEYGQYSLFAQLDKKDQLTKLVAWLKQIPDHSGDVFESRKSSFESIMEALRVSIKVTRFIAKFRTSFKAKYMTNEAQAMIDVRNQIPIAVYWMTRAVVACASEYSVIVGKTTEIKSLYTETWSITRLTKFIPHSGHNLVEVEVLKGKTVLLLISGLKISEEEITKIGAFYSESREKAQYEIVWVPMVEKMDEKDEKTFKERKCKMPWHAIEHPQYVKPGLVKYAREEWRYSEKSIMVSIDHRGRVVHEDAYSMMCTWGNAAYPFSQTRELDQWKILKEWSLKFMVQQSKQQISKWVEENKYICLFGGDDYDRIQSFVKEATRVAGEAKIELQMVYIYKKNTRDDHMKKITETLSSTSVEVWEKSTSINFWKRMECLLYSKVHQGVKESDRHPFLREAMNMLALGDHDKGWGLISQGAGKKIAKANGDMIIKAFQGYSSWSSAVTTQDFTTALHDHLAHLASEFPHHCNRLTLPGIEDILGTMLCGECQRPMEKFIMYRCCDE